A stretch of Brassica napus cultivar Da-Ae chromosome C6, Da-Ae, whole genome shotgun sequence DNA encodes these proteins:
- the LOC106406590 gene encoding ubiquitin carboxyl-terminal hydrolase 6 gives MLTVSVKWQKKVFEGIEIDPTLPPYVFKAQLYDLTGVPPERQKIMVKGGLLKDDADWSAIGVKDGQKLMMMGTADEIVKAPEKAIVFAEDLPEEEQATHLGYSAGLVNLGNTCYMNSTVQCLKSVPELKSALSNYALTGRSADVDQTSHMLTVATRELFGDLDRSVNAVSPTQFWMILRKKFPQFSQLQNGMHMQQDAEECWTQLLYTLSQSLKAPTSSEDSDAVKALFGVNLRSRVHCQESGEESSETEYVYSLKCHISHEVNHLHEGLKHGLKGELEKTSPALGRTALYLKESLIDSLPRYLTVQFVRFFWKRETNQKAKILRKVDYPLELDIFDLCSEELRKKLEAPRQKLRDEEGKKLGLQPKSTSKDSDVKMTDAEASSKESGESSTVTQPEGGSSEKGTLHMTGIYDLVSVLTHKGRSADSGHYVAWVKQESGKWIQYDDSHPSLQREEDITKLSGGGDWHMAYIIMYKARFVSM, from the exons ATGCTCACAG TAAGCGTAAAGTGGCAGAAGAAGGTGTTTGAAGGCATCGAGATTGATCCCACTCTGCCTCCTTATGTGTTCAAGGCTCAGCTGTATGATTTGACTGGAGTCCCACCTGAGAGGCAAAAGATCATGGTCAAAGGTGGCCTCTTGAAG GATGACGCTGATTGGTCTGCCATTGGAGTGAAAGAT GGTCAGAAGCTGATGATGATGGGAACTGCTGATGAGATTGTGAAAGCTCCTGAAAAGGCTATTGTTTTTGCTGAGGATCTACCTGAAGAAGAGCAAGCCACTCATTtg GGTTATAGTGCAGGCCTTGTCAATCTTGGCAACACATGTTACATGAACTCCACGGTGCAGTGCTTAAAATCAGTCCCAGAGTTGAAATCTGCATTGTCCAA CTACGCACTGACTGGACGAAGCGCTGATGTCGACCAGACTTCTCACATGCTCACAGTTGCCACACGCGAGCTATTTGGGGATCTTGACAGAAGTGTCAATGCTGTTTCCCCTACGCAGTTCTGGATG ATATTACGAAAAAAATTCCCTCAGTTTAGTCAGTTGCAGAATGGAATGCACATGCAGCAG GATGCTGAAGAATGTTGGACACAACTGTTATACACTCTTTCTCAGTCCCTAAAAGCACCAACTTCCAGTGAAGATTCTGATGCTGTGAAAGCTCTCTTTGGTGTCAATCTTCGGAGCAG GGTGCATTGTCAAGAAAGTGGCGAAGAAAGCTCAGAGACGGAATATGTATATTCTCTGAAATGTCATATATCACACGAGGTGAACCACTTGCATGAAGGATTAAAACAT GGGCTGAAAGGAGAACTTGAAAAAACATCTCCTGCTCTTGGCCGTACTGCGCTTTACCTCAAGGAGTCCCTTATAGATTCCTTGCCCAG GTACTTGACCGTTCAGTTTGTGCGATTCTTCTGGAAAAGGGAGACTAATCAGAAAGCAAAGATTCTCAGG AAAGTGGATTACCCGCTGGAATTGGATATATTTGACCTTTGTTCTGAGGAACTCCGAAAGAAACTGGAAGCTCCTCGCCAG AAACTAAGAGATGAGGAAGGTAAAAAGCTTGGTCTGCAACCAAAGAGTACCTCAAAGGACAGCGATGTGAAAATGACCGATGCAGAG GCGTCATCAAAAGAAAGTGGAGAATCATCCACCGTTACCCAACCGGAAG GTGGTTCATCTGAGAAGGGAACTCTTCACATGACCGGAATCTACGACCTGGTCTCTGTGCTAACCCACAAGGGCAGGAGTGCGGACTCTGGTCATTATGTTGCATGGGTGAAGCAAGAGAGTG GCAAATGGATTCAGTACGATGATAGCCACCCGAGCCTGCAACGGGAGGAAGACATCACAAAGCTATCTGGAGGAG GTGATTGGCATATGGCGTACATCATTATGTACAAAGCCCGCTTCGTCTCCATgtga
- the LOC106404233 gene encoding G-type lectin S-receptor-like serine/threonine-protein kinase At1g34300: protein IPVFPTDVSVEKPIKKWSTPPLCQKTSSNISDITYFTSPLLHLTFVACTTIPLGSVLYVTGSNQSSWSSPNSTFSVSFVPSSSPGSFLAAVSFAGNVTVWSAGSVDSRGSLRLLPSGSLRLISGSNTTVWDSGTDGLGVVSATIDDSGELRLLNNRSITVWSSFDHPTDTVVQSQNFTAGMVLRSGNYSFQLERRGNLTLKWNNSTTYWSQGLNSSLNMSLSSLSLHTNGLLLIFDSTHSGGAEIIYSVDYGEGSNNFMFLKLDDDGNLRIYSSATRNNGPMMARWSAVADQCLVYGYCGNFGICTYNDTSPICLRPSRNFDHVDENDKRKGCKRRVELSDCFDNATMVDLDHTRLITDPADPNSEVGSSSCGSNCLLSSTCLASVSLSDGSGNCWQKQNGGSFITGYESPLVKTTSYVKVCGPVLRNGPLVATKDDRKSSKLKLILGVSAASVVMIIIIVAVIVSAKKARKSDWNGENIEEIVMLKHYSYARVKRMTNSFANALGKGGFGTVYKEKLPDGNQDVAVKILKESKGNGEKFINEVASMSRTSHVNIVSLLGFCYEGNKRAIIYEFMPNGSLDKFISKHMSAKMDWEKLYNIALGISRGLEYLHNRCVSRIMHFDIKPQNILMDKDLCPKIADFGLAKLCKNKESIISMLDARGTAGYTAPEVFSKNFGVVSHKSDVYSYGMVVLEMIGTRNIGTVEHSGSNNSSMYFPDWIYKGFERGEIMKFFGDHITKEEEKIARKMVLVGLWCIQTNPTRRPAMIKVIEMLEGSLEALEVPPKHILCLTATRVPDTTEDSNNETSSFSYPSQFERGTLSGEDTLRISA from the exons ATTCCAGTCTTTCCGACAGATGTCTCCGTCGAAAAACCCATCAAAAAATGGTCCACACCACCACTTTGTCAAAAAACGAGTTCCAACATATCTGACATTACTTACTTCACTTCTCCTCTCCTTCACTTAACTTTCGTAGCTTGCACTACTATACCCCTCGGCTCTGTTCTTTACGTAACCGGTTCAAACCAGTCTTCTTGGTCGTCTCCCAATTCCACTTTCTCCGTCTCCTTTGTTCCATCGTCTTCCCCTGGTTCGTTCCTCGCCGCTGTATCTTTCGCCGGCAACGTTACCGTATGGTCTGCAGGAAGCGTTGACTCTCGAGGATCCCTTCGTCTCTTACCCTCCGGCTCCCTCCGCCTCATCAGTGGCTCCAACACCACCGTCTGGGATTCCGGAACGGATGGTCTCGGCGTCGTTTCCGCGACCATTGATGATTCCGGTGAACTTCGTCTCCTCAACAACCGAAGCATCACTGTTTGGTCATCCTTTGATCACCCGACAGACACGGTCGTACAGTCGCAGAACTTCACCGCTGGTATGGTTCTCCGATCTGGTAACTACTCGTTTCAGTTAGAGAGAAGAGGAAACCTCACACTTAAATGGAACAACAGCACGACTTACTGGAGCCAAGGGCTAAATTCGTCTTTAAACATGAGCCTGTCGTCCTTAAGTTTACATACTAACGGACTTCTGCTGATCTTCGATTCCACTCATAGTGGCGGAGCTGAGATCATTTACAGTGTAGATTACGGTGAAGGTAGCAATAATTTTATGTTCTTGAAGCTAGACGATGACGGAAATTTGAGAATCTACAGTTCCGCTACTAGGAACAATGGCCCTATGATGGCTCGCTGGTCAGCGGTTGCTGACCAGTGTCTCGTCTATGGATACTGTGGAAACTTTGGGATTTGTACCTACAACGATACCAGTCCGATTTGCTTGCGTCCTTCTCGTAACTTTGATCATGTTGAtgaaaatgataaaagaaaagGCTGCAAGAGAAGGGTAGAGTTAAGCGATTGCTTTGACAACGCAACCATGGTGGATTTGGATCACACCAGGTTGATtacagacccagctgaccctaACTCGGAGGTTGGTAGTTCGTCTTGTGGATCGAATTGTCTCCTTAGCAGCACTTGTCTTGCTTCTGTCTCATTGTCTGATGGGTCAGGAAACTGTTGGCAGAAACAAAACGGTGGTTCCTTCATCACCGGGTACGAGAGCCCATTAGTTAAGACTACTTCTTATGTTAAAGTGTGCGGTCCAGTGTTGCGTAATGGACCTTTGGTTGCAACAAAAGATGACCGTAAAAGCTCGAAGTTAAAACTCATACTCG GAGTGTCAGCAGCTTCAGTTGTGATGATCATTATTATTGTCGCGGTGATAGTAAGTGCAAAGAAAGCGAGAAAGAGTGATTGGAATGGCGAAAACATTGAAGAGATTGTAATGTTGAAACATTATAGTTACGCAAGAGTCAAGAGGATGACAAACTCATTTGCAAATGCTCTCGGGAAAGGAGGATTTGGAACTGTCTATAAAGAAAAGTTACCGGATGGAAACCAAGATGTTGCAGTAAAGATCCTGAAGGAGTCAAAGGGGAACGGAGAAAAGTTCATAAATGAAGTAGCTAGCATGAGTAGAACCTCTCATGTTAATATTGTCTCTTTGCTTGGATTCTGTTATGAAGGAAACAAGAGAGCTATAATCTACGAGTTCATGCCAAATGGATCCCTGGACAAGTTTATATCCAAGCATATGTCAGCAAAGATGGATTGGGAGAAGCTATATAATATTGCCTTAGGTATCTCTCGCGGCCTAGAGTATTTGCACAATCGTTGTGTGTCAAGGATTATGCATTTCGACATAAAGCCACAGAATATACTCATGGACAAAGACCTTTGTCCCAAAATTGCAGATTTTGGTCTTGCTAAGCTCTGTAAAAATAAAGAGAGCATCATATCAATGCTTGATGCGAGAGGAACAGCAGGATACACTGCCCCTGAAGTGTTTTCGAAGAATTTTGGAGTTGTCTCGCATAAGTCTGATGTGTATAGTTATGGGATGGtggttcttgagatgattggaACAAGGAATATAGGAACCGTGGAACATTCTGGATCCAACAATAGTTCAATGTACTTTCCAGATTGGATCTATAAGGGTTTTGAGAGGGGAGAAATCATGAAATTTTTTGGAGATCATATaaccaaagaagaagagaaaattgcaaggaaaatggtattggttGGTCTATGGTGTATTCAGACCAATCCAACTCGTCGTCCAGCAATGATCAAAGTCATTGAAATGCTAGAGGGGAGTCTAGAGGCTCTTGAGGTACCACCTAAGCATATCTTGTGTTTAACCGCAACAAGGGTTCCAGACACTACTGAAGATAGTAATAATGAGACTTCAAGCTTCTCTTACCCAAGTCAGTTTGAAAGAGGCACCCTCTCTGGTGAAGATACTTTACGCATTTCGGCATAA